The Heterodontus francisci isolate sHetFra1 chromosome 37, sHetFra1.hap1, whole genome shotgun sequence DNA window CACAGGAGATCCGCAATCCACTGAGTAACTGCTTCATGCACGGCAGTCATGGTGTCATCAATACCAAAAGTTGCTGGAATCAATCAAATGCCTTGGACAGGTGAGTATGACCAACACAGCACTACTTGGAATTGGGAGGGGGCACCTTGATGAGGGAGACCATGTAGTAGTGTAGCATGACTTCCAAAAAACTTTAGAAGTAATAAGTGAGATGTCTTAAATTTAAAGCCAGTGAATATCCAGGATAAGACACTGACGTGGTGGTGGTGCTGGTgctgggtcagtgctgggaccccctCCTATTCTTGAGTGGTTTAGGGGATCTTTGAGATAACCGTTTCAATGCAAGATGGTTACATTCATGTGTAACCTTAAAAATAAGGGACTCCGTAGAGATGGCCACGGGGTCTTGTGCAAATGAAATGCTCAACTGGGTTTGCATCTGGGCTAATCCAAGGCAAATAAAGTTCAGTGAAGACAACTGCAGGTATTGCatcccaggggaatgaaaaggaacCACATACACtacacagctggagtaaaatttAGCAAGAGGAAAGCAGAGAGCTGTGTTGATTCATTTCATCACTTTGTTTAGACCTGATGAACAGGGAGCTGCTAAATATTGCCACATCAGTTCAGTCTATTATCTACAGGAGCCATGCTGACACTGTAAAGGACCCTTGTCAGGACCCATTTAGAGTGCTGGGATCAGTTCAATTTATGCGTGTAACATCAGGGGCTCCTGCAGTATATAGCAAAATAACTGAGCTGATCCCTGGAATCAAAGGGGATTAGCTCTGAAGATAAACTTGGACACTCAAGCCTTTAAAAAGAGAACACTCCAAGGGTAGAGAAGTAAACTAATATCAGGAACCACAGGGTCAGGAAGTATTGCTTTATGTGGAATAATTGAGACCACCAGGTGCAGCCAGGACACTAGGCTTGTTTGAGAAGTAATTTGATTTTGTATAGGGAGAGGTGTGTTGGAATTGGTTTCCTGGATGGATGGGATCAaaggggctgaaaggccttttGTTATCTGAACTGTTTTAATAATTGGCTGTTCACCCAGACATTGTGATAAACAGTGTTTTTCTCTGATTTCAGCATCTATTATACAGACCCCACAGCCATGACCTGCACTTTGAATGCTGCTCCCCATCAACAGCCTTGTATTGTAACTTCAACCAAACGTATGTATTCCACCCCATTGGGGTACACTCATCAAACTTGAGAATCAGAAttcttttgtttttaaaaagaagcTGGTATCAGTAGAAGTGACCACAAAGctattggattgtcgtaaaaatccaactggttcactaatgtgctttagggaaggaaacctgctgtccttgcctggaatGGCCTATAATATGGCTACAgtaccacaccaatgtggttgacttaacTGCCTTTTGAAGtagcctagcatgccactcagttgtatcaaacactgCTACCAATGGTTCAAGAAGAACCCACCACAAATATCTTGGGACAACCAGCATTGCACAATAAATAACAGCCTTGCAAGTGCTGTCCAGATCACAAGACTGAAtgttaaagtttttaaaaattgtatATTTAAATAACTTTTGTTCCTTGATGCCTCTGAGTAAATCCTCTACCTGCTGTGATACTCAGCCATATAGATTGGGAAAGTCTCGGGCTCTGTCCCTGGTCTAGCTAAGTTAGCTAATCTCCACCGGGCTTTACTATTGGCATTTGTGCTTCAGGCAAGGGCTCCTGCTAATGATTGCTGTCCAGTGATTCATTAAACCTCATCTGAATACCATTCTGGCACTCTTGGCCAGGCCCGCACAGGAAGAATGGTCGCTTACGGCCAGCAGCTTTGGAGCCCAGAACCCAGAAAGAGCCTGAGTCTTTGGAAGGGGAggaaaataattggtgtaaattttaaaattattttttcctCCTTCAGGACACGAAATGGAGCCACTTGGGTTGAACAGTCACTGCTGTTTTGGGAGTTGCCTCAGATCATCCTTCCACAAGCTGCGACCACCTTCTCTGAAAATGCCCAATAGCGAGGAGCCATTTGTACAGTTGGAGAAAGATCAGCTGCTCTCCCCATTTAAGAGACTCTCTGTGAACAGCACTGCACTGTCACCACCGCAAATGCTGGTGAAAGGGGCAACTCCACCAACTAATTCTGGGTGTGCCACTGACCGAAGCTCTAAGCCACTCCCTCCACTGCCTGTCACTGGTGATGTGTCCTTCGATGACGTGGACAGTGAAGTTGAGTCCATTACAAGCTCTGAAACTGACTCTCTCTTGCAGGACTGCAGGCCGCTGAGCTTCAGGTACGGTACTCCAAGCAGAAGAAGCTTCCGTGGGTGTGGGCAGACCAACTACGCCTACTCGGAGGGTGCCAATAGGGCGAAGTTGCCAGAGAGTAGTCACGTGGTAGCTGACACGAACCTGGAAAGCATAGAGGCCACTGAGAAACCTGCTCAGCCTCACCGAAAATTACGACGTTCGCATTCAGGTCCAGCTGGATCTTACAACAAACCTGTTGTGTTGAAAAATGGAAGCTGCTTATCATGCTCGTCACCAAACTCCAGCGAGGTGAAGCCTGAGGTCCCTCCTCGAGTCCCTATACCCCCACGGCTGGTGAAACACGACTACCGGAGATGGTCGACAGAGGTGATGTCTGGAATGTACTGTGATGAGGAAAGACCACCAAAAGTTCCTCCACGGGAACCTGTGTCCAGAAATAATTCGCGCACCCCAAGTCCCAAAAGCCTCCCGGCCTACCTCAATGGAGTGATGCCACCCACACGAAGCTTCGCACCTGATCCCAAATACGTCAGCAACAAAATTCTGCAGCGGCAGAACAGTGATGGGGTGGCCACACGGGTGCCGTGCATTTTACCAATCATGGAAGATGGGAGAAAGGTGAGCTCCACACACTACTACCTGCTCCCTGAGCGGCCTCCCTACCTGGACAAGTTTCAGAAATACTTTGTGGAGGCTCAGAGCATGTGGGAGTCGAATGATTGCACAGCAGAGAGCTTAAAAACATTTGCATTGACCAAGCCGGAAACAGTAAAACGGAAACCTGTTGCCTATGTAGAGTCTCCTTAGATTTTAATGTCCCTCAGAGAGCCAGCAAAAAAAAAGAAACGGGAAGAGACAGTCCCAGGATCAAGACCATTGATTTGCAGTTTCCACTGAAATATAAGATGGAATCTCAGAATGTGACCCCAAAATCAGCAGAAACCTAATGTAATAAAAGTGGAATTTAACTTATCAGTCACTAAACCAGAGGTCCTTGAACTAGGCAGTGTCCGGGATGCCCAGTTGGGTTGCCTGTATAGTAGTTTTACAATAGACCTTTTCACCAAGACATCTCATGATTTGGTGGTTTTTATTGCACTTTATCTACTTTTTGGAACTTTGCAACAAACAGTGAACCAGACACAACATGTTGGGCAGAATGCCCTATGATACCTCTGAGAAAGTACAACATCCATTTTGGACATGGGGGGCCCTTCCCAGGCAGTGAATCTCATGTGAAACGAGATCAAAAAGTTGAGACTATGTTTTATGACCGAAACGTTTGTGATTTATTTTCAAACTGTCCAAAGACTCTCATAAGGGAGAAAGTACAGCATTTGTTACTGGACAGTGTACAGACAATCATGTATAATATCAATCCAGCTCAGGGATGCTCAATGAAGGTCACCTCTCACTTAACTATTTTAAGTGAAAAGTATTATGCTAAAGTGAAGGGATTTGATTAAAAGTTTATAAGCAGAGAAACTGCCACAAGTttatgtctctgcctctctttttcttccccctccccaacaATTCATGCCATTTGTATCGGAGAGGTGGAGCAGCCTAAGGGTCAGTGGGAATGGAGTCAGTGATCCATTTTGTTTAGGTTAACAATCTTCTCACTGTTGTTCTTCCTCAACCCTTGAGGGCGTGCTCCCTTCCTGTTTTAAATGGAACTGAAGTGATACAGCTGTGAAAGTGGCAGGGGGGAATGTGCTAGTCACACTGGCTATCCACTCAATCTGCCATTCACTGCTTGTCAGCACTAGTAtttttacctttttttttaaagtaacacCCAAAACATGATCTGCATCTTTTAATATATACCCACAAAAGGCTGCAGACCGTCACCAGACTTTTAACAGGAGATAATGCAGTGGAGACCTTTTTGAGCAGGAGATTGTTGGCATCGTGTCTTCCACTGGCTGCTCTTGGATACTGTACCCAACAGTCCATTCTTCATGTGATTGTGGATAATTGATCATCAGGCCATCACAGTTTAGCACTGAGGTCCACAGTAGCCAGCAACTACTTTCAAGGAGTTCCATCACTATTACTGTTTGGGGATGGATATGGTTTAGTCAATATTTGTGCCTTTGGCTCACGTGCTGCCCTTGAGCCCGTAGATAATCCAAGCCGTGGCCTTCCCCAAGTCGGCACTAAGTATCACTCCAAGAGCTAAGAGTaggagtgtgagggaggagagacAAGAAAAATCATTCAGAAAAGAGGTGACTAAGATAGTGTTGGGTCCTCCCATCCCAACATAAAGCTCCCCACCAATTGGCACTGAAATGCAAAGCAGTTTCAGCTGCAGACTGTCTTAGAAATCAAACAGCCTTCTTGTAAACATGAACAATTGGCTACTACAATAGGGTGAGTGAAGGGCAGCATGGCGAGAGGCTCAGTACTAACCTGCAGACTAGTTTACATATAGATGACAAGGGACCTACATGAAGAATCAGTGCAGTTGCTTCTGTTTGAGAATAGTTTTACATGTTAGTGATGCAATTAACTGCATGTAACATAAATGAAGGCCTATACTTCCACTCTTGTATCACCGGCTGTAATATTATTTCTATCATATTTGTTGAAAATctgcagaactgtttgttcctgtagTCTGTGCAGTATTATTGGGATATCATTAATTACATTATTGTAAAGAAACTTCCCTATGTCTAT harbors:
- the errfi1a gene encoding ERBB receptor feedback inhibitor 1a, with the protein product MSSAGLAAQEIRNPLSNCFMHGSHGVINTKSCWNQSNALDSIYYTDPTAMTCTLNAAPHQQPCIVTSTKRHEMEPLGLNSHCCFGSCLRSSFHKLRPPSLKMPNSEEPFVQLEKDQLLSPFKRLSVNSTALSPPQMLVKGATPPTNSGCATDRSSKPLPPLPVTGDVSFDDVDSEVESITSSETDSLLQDCRPLSFRYGTPSRRSFRGCGQTNYAYSEGANRAKLPESSHVVADTNLESIEATEKPAQPHRKLRRSHSGPAGSYNKPVVLKNGSCLSCSSPNSSEVKPEVPPRVPIPPRLVKHDYRRWSTEVMSGMYCDEERPPKVPPREPVSRNNSRTPSPKSLPAYLNGVMPPTRSFAPDPKYVSNKILQRQNSDGVATRVPCILPIMEDGRKVSSTHYYLLPERPPYLDKFQKYFVEAQSMWESNDCTAESLKTFALTKPETVKRKPVAYVESP